From Amyelois transitella isolate CPQ chromosome 4, ilAmyTran1.1, whole genome shotgun sequence, one genomic window encodes:
- the LOC106138396 gene encoding uncharacterized protein LOC106138396 produces MEDNNNKIADDNDKAEEFEFNFINIPWDDRTKFSKIGIIALLAAICLAIIGGVLNNFILHYKSFYKNTQQTHELICRIVKIEAYPFVARIHLASTQQLLCLGAVISSSSVIANGVCVKSGPIRLGLGSPSNQLCKKGFTVDLVDPIRHDGAISNTLVILTTMEKMSSCSSTIKISEHVDFISKAYILGRPLLADRVTKTLSRQPATLLSADEITNISLIPFKNLKKSSMICVKDLSNCPVRAGDLLIQDDEVLGLASTSVHRTDLSNMACFADLNVVRPELTELL; encoded by the exons ATGGaagataataacaataaaattgctGATGATAAcgataaagctgaagagtttgaattcaattttattaatattccaTGGGATGATAGGACTAAATTTAGCAAAATAGGTATTATTGCACTTTTAGCAGCGATATGCCTCGCCATCATAGGGGGAGTTCTCAACAATTTTATTCTGCATTACAagagtttttataaaaacactcAGCAAACCCACGAACTAATATGCCGTATTGTGAAAATAGAAGCTTATCCTTTTGTTGCTAGAATACACCTAGCCTCAACACAACAATTGTTATGTCTGGGTGCTGTAATAAGTTCTTCATCAGTGATAGCTAATGGAGTATGTGTCAAATCTGGACCAATTCGGCTGGGGCTAGGAAGTCCTTCGAA TCAGTTGTGCAAAAAAGGATTTACCGTAGACCTAGTAGATCCAATTCGACACGATGGCGCAATTTCTAACACTCTTGTTATTTTGACAACGATGGAAAAAATGTCTTCTTGCTCATCCACAATCAAAATTAGCGAACATGTTGATTTTATATCGAAGGCATACATTCTAGGAAGACCCTTGTTGGCGGACCGTGTTACGAAAACTTTATCTCGACAGCCTGCAACTTTGCTTAGTGCCGATGAGATAACCAATATAAGTCTAATTCCCTTCAAAAATTTGAAGAAATCGAGCATGATATGTGTCAAAGATTTGTCGAACTGTCCTGTTCGTGCTGGAGATCTGCTAATCCAAGACGATGAGGTGCTCGGTTTAGCGTCGACAAGTGTCCATCGCACTGACCTCAGCAATATGGCTTGTTTTGCAGATCTTAATGTGGTGCGGCCAGAATTGACCGAATTGTTATGA